A portion of the Adhaeribacter radiodurans genome contains these proteins:
- a CDS encoding DUF427 domain-containing protein, translated as MKAFWNNQVIAESNDTIIVENNHYFPRESVKAEYLVSSDTHTFCPWKGQASYYTLEVDGQRNADAAWYYPSPKPAAQNIKNYIAFWKGVQVR; from the coding sequence ATGAAAGCATTCTGGAATAATCAGGTAATAGCCGAAAGCAACGATACTATTATCGTTGAAAATAATCATTATTTCCCGCGTGAATCGGTGAAAGCGGAATATTTAGTTTCTTCGGACACGCATACTTTCTGCCCCTGGAAAGGCCAAGCCTCTTACTATACCTTAGAAGTAGACGGACAACGCAATGCAGATGCAGCCTGGTACTATCCTTCGCCGAAACCAGCCGCTCAAAATATTAAAAACTACATTGCTTTCTGGAAAGGCGTACAAGTAAGGTAA